The DNA segment TATTTTTCCCTTATTGTAAAAACACAAACGGCGGGTAGAAACCCGCCATGCTTTTAACCGGACCAGCCGGCCTATTTGTTTACGCTGCCTGAATATTGGCGGCTTGCAGGCCTTTGGGGCCGCTGGTTACGTCGAAAGAAACCTTTTGGCCTTCTTTCAGGGTTTTAAAACCGTCCATATTGATGGCGGAGAAGTGTGCGAACAGATCGTCGCCGCCTTCGTCGGGGGTGATGAAACCAAAACCTTTTGCGTCGTTAAACCATTTGACTGTACCGGTTGCCATAAATCTACTACTTTCCATAAAAAAATTAATCAAACTGAGCCGTTCGGGTTTACGGTAAGACGTTGTTTGTCGTTTTAGAGTAACTGCCCCAATCAGCTTGATTGCCTTTTTACCTTTGTTGGGCGGCAGCGTCAAGAAATAAGCAAAGCAAACGGGTTTTTATGGAAAATTGTGGAAAAAACAATACATAAACGTTAAATTTTGCCTGTTTTTTGTGCAAGCTATATATCGGCGTATTGCGGATTTCCCAAAAAGGTAGGCGGGGTGGTGGAGAGGTGTTTTCAGACGGCCTTTGCGCGTTCGATTTCCACGCCTGTTTCGCGTACGCCGGACAGGATGCCGGGTTTGACCAGCCTGACTTTGACCCATGCGGCGCAGAAGCTGTCGAGTACCAATGTGGCGATGTGTTCGGCCAGCGTTTCCAAGAGGAAAAAATCTTGGCTGCGCAGGCTTTCGCGGACGGCGGCGCATACTTCGGCGTAGTGTACGGTGTCGGCGATGTCGTCGCTGCCGTCGCGGGGCGGCAGGCCGATGTCGAGATCGATCAGCAGCGTCTGCGGCTGTTGGCGTTCCCATTCGTATACGCCGATGAGGGTTTCGGCTTTCATTCCGTGCAAAAAGATTTTGTCCATTTTGTACGCACTTCGTTTTCGGATAGAATGCGGCGGATTTTAAAGCAATACGGACGGATTATGTTTGATTTCCTGATTGTGGCGGCGGCTTATCTGGCCGGATCGCTGTCGTTTGCCGTTATCGTGTCCAAAGAGATGGGGATGGACGACCCGCGAACTTACGGCTCCGGCAATCCGGGGGCGACCAATGTTTTACGCAGCGGCAGGAAGACGGCGGCGGTGCTGACGCTGGCGGGCGACGCGCTCAAAGGTGTGG comes from the Kingella potus genome and includes:
- a CDS encoding cold-shock protein; this translates as MATGTVKWFNDAKGFGFITPDEGGDDLFAHFSAINMDGFKTLKEGQKVSFDVTSGPKGLQAANIQAA
- a CDS encoding dihydroneopterin aldolase, which gives rise to MDKIFLHGMKAETLIGVYEWERQQPQTLLIDLDIGLPPRDGSDDIADTVHYAEVCAAVRESLRSQDFFLLETLAEHIATLVLDSFCAAWVKVRLVKPGILSGVRETGVEIERAKAV